GAGCAGACGTTCGACGACGTGGGCCCCGACGCCCTGGTTTCGCCAGCCCTCGAGGACGCCGATGCTGGTCAACTCGCAGACCGCGTCCTCGCGATCCCCTCGATCGTCGGTCTCCGACGAGTCGTCGACCTTGTGGATGCGAATGCGGCCGAAGCCGGCCTTCTCCCCGGAGTTTTCGTCGACGGCGACGACGTAGTCTCGCGAGCGGAACGCCGTATCGTCGAGCCCCATCGACTCGATGTGATCGAGAAGCCAGACTTCTTCTCTGTTTTTCGCGTCCCGCACGTACATGATTCGACGTAGGGGACGTGTGGCCAAAAGCATTTGTGGGTCTTCGGCCGCTGCAACCGCCTCGGTCGTGAGGCGAGTGCGACACGATCGCGGGCGACAGTGCAGCGATCGAGTGCCGGGCCCGGGTTCACGAGGTCGGGGGGCCAGCCATCCGGTCGATTTCCGATGGTGGAAAACTTACATCTCTCTACACGAAGGGGACCGTATGACCAGATCGGTCGACGATCCACTCGCGGCGCTGGCGAATCTCCCGACGATCGCGCATCCCACCGTCTCGCCGGACGGCGAGGAAGTCGCCTGCTACTACGACGTCAGCGGGCGCAACGAACTGCACGTGATCGACGTCGAGACCGGGGAGCGGACGCGGTGGTCGGACGGCGAGGTTCCGCGAAACGCCCGCTGGTTCGTCCAGTGGGGTGCCGACGGAGACCGCGTGTTCTTCCACCGCGACGAGGCCGGCGACGAACAGAACGATATCTACGCGCTCACCCGCGAGGGCGAGGTCGAACCGATCGTCGAGATGGACGGACAGACCGTCATCTACGACGTCGGCACCGACGGCGAGACGCTCCTGTTCGGATCGAATCGCGACGGCCAGATGAACGTGTATCGCCACGCGTTCGACGGCGACACGACGAAACTCACCGACTACGATCGCGCCGTCCACGGGGCGATCGCCGCGCCGACCGGCGATCGAATCGCGTACGCGACCAACGAGACCGACGACTTCGACAATCGGGACGTCTACGTCGCGAACGCCGACGGCTCCGAGCCACGGAACCTCGAGATCGGCGAAGTCGGCGCCGAGGCGATCCCCGTCGACTGGGGCCCCGACGGCTCGCGATTGCTGGTGGGCGACAACACCGACGACCTCGGACGTGTCGGCGTGTACGATACTGCGGCCGACGATTCCGAGCCGATCACCTGGTACGGCGACGGCGAGTACGAGGAGGTGCCGGTTTCGTTCCTCTCCGGCGGCGAGAGGATCTTCGCGGAACGCACCCGCGGTCCCCTCGCGGTGCCGGTCGTCTACGACGCCGCGACCGGCGAGGGACGCGAACTGGACCTCCCCGAGGGGGTGACGACGCTTCCCCCGATGGGACCGTCCGAGTACGCCGTCGGCGACGATCGACTGCTCCTGCAGCACACGACGCCGACCCGGCGACCGGAACTGCTCGTGTACGACCTCGAAACGGACGAGTACGAGACGCTGCTGGAGGCCGAGTACGGCCCGTTCGATCCCGAGGACTTCGCCGACGCGGAGTACGTGACGTTCCGCTCCGACGGCGTTCCGGAGACGCCGGCCAGGGCCGTCGAACACGCCCCCTCCGAGGAACTCGAAATCGGCGCGCTCCTGTACGATTCGGGCCAGCGACCGTCGCCGCTCGTCGTCAACCCGCACGGCGGTCCCCGAAGTCGGGACGACAAGTCGTTCGACCTCTACACGCAGGTACTCGTCTCGCAGGGATTCTCGGTCCTGCAGGTCAACTACCGCGGTTCGACCGGCCGCGGCCGCGAGTTCGTCGAGCGACTGATCGACGACTGGGGCGGTGCGGAACAGGGCGACGTCGCCACCGCCGTCGAACACGTCCTCGAGACGCGCGACTGGCTCGACGACGATCGCGTGGTCGTCTTCGGCGGCTCCTACGGCGGCTACTCGACCTACTGGCAACTCGTGCAGTACCCGGACCTCTACGACGCGGGGATCGCCTGGATCGGCCTCACCGACCTCGAGGACATGTACGAGAACACGATGCCGCACTTCCGCACCGAACTCATGGAGAAGTACCTCGGGGCGCCCGACGAGAATCCCACCCTCTACGAGGAGCGATCGCCGATCACGCACGTCGAGAACCTCTCGGCACCGCTGCTGATCGTCCACGGCGTCTCCGATCATCGCGTCCCCGTTTCGCAGGCCCGGCTCTTCCGCAACGCGCTCGAGGACGCGGGCTTCGAGGCGGGCGCGAACGGCGACTTCGAGTACCAGGAACTCGGCGAGGAAGGTCACGCCTCGACCGATCGAAACCAGAAGCTCCGCATGTTCCGCCAGGTCGGGGAGTTCCTCGATCGACGCGTGCCGGATCGGAGCGACGGCGAGTGAGCGCAGGCGCGTCCGGGATCCGATCGATCCCCGGACAACCGAACGGCGATCGGTTCGCGAGCCGAGTCGGGAACGGCCACGCCGCCGTCGCCAACGCACAGAGCTAAGAGATCGGAGGACGATCTGGGGGACGAAATGCGTCACGCGAAGGGACCACTGCTCACCGTCGACGTCGGTGAGCGGACCGCGACCGAGACGACGATCGACGAGTTACTCGAAACCTACGTCGGCGGGCGAGCGGCCGCGACGGCGCTCGCGCACGAACGGATCCCGTTCGACGCGGACCCGTTCGGCCCAGAAAACCGGGCGTACCTGTCGACGGGGCCGCTCCAGCAGTCGCAGATGTCCTTTACCGGTCGGATGAACATGACGGGACTGTCGCCGCTGACGGACGGCCTCGTCTCGACCAACGCCGGCGGCTACCTCTCGCGGAACTTCGTCGGCACCGGGATCAGCGTCCTCGAACTGGTCGGCGAGAGCGACGAGTTGCTCGCCGTCCACGTGCGGGAGGATGGGGTCACGTTCGAGGAAATGCCGGACCTCGAGGGGGCGACGGTGCCGGAGACGTCAGACTACGTGCAAGCCCAGCACGACCTCGGGCCCGAACACTGCATCGCGATCGGGCCTGCGGGGGAGAACCGCGTCCGCTTCGCCTCGGTGATGACGTTCGACTCGAGAGCATTCGGCCGCGGCGGCCTGGGGGCGGTGCTGGGGGCGAAGAACGTCAAGTGTGTCACGTTCGAGGGCGACGCGGCGCCGCCGATCGAGATCCCGGATCCGCCCGAGATGGACGTCCACCGCGAAGCGGCCCAGTCGGACGACCTGATGCGCCGGCAGGGGACGACGGGCGGCACGGAGTTCATCAACGACAACTTCTCGCTGCCCACCCGCTACTTCCGGGAGTACGAGTTCGAGCACGCCGCGGACATCGGCGGCGACGCCGTCGAGGAGAAGAAGTACAAGAAGGGCGCGTGTTCGGCCTGCGCGTACGCCTGCAAACTGCCGACGCGGGACGAAGAGGCGGGCGTCGAGACCGAGGGCCCGGAGTTCGAGACCGTCTACTCCTTCGGCTCGTGCCAGGGGGTCGGCGATATCGTCGAGGTCATGAAAGCGAACGAACTCTGCGATACCCTCGGGATGGACACGATCTCCGCCGGCGTCACCGTCGCCGCGTACCTCGACAGCGAGGACGAGTTCGGCAACGCGGCCCTCGCCCAGGAAGTGACCGAGAAGATCGCCTACCGTGAGGGGATCGGCGATCGGCTCGCGGAGGGGGTCGATCGGTGCCACGACGACCTCGGCGTCGACAACTACACCGTCAAGGGGATGGAGTTCGCGGCTCACGACGGACGCGTCCTCCACGGCCAGGGACTCTCCTACGCCGTCGCGAACCGCGGGGGCGATCACATGTACGCCGGACTACTGAGCCTCGAGTACAGCGGCGAACTCGACCCGGAGGGGACTCTCGGGAAGGCCGAAACCCTCGTCGAAGAGGAGAACGCGTCCGCGTTCCGGGACACCGGAATCGTCTGTGCGTTCGGGAGCGACTACGTCACCGACGAGCGCCTCGAGATGCTCTTCGACGCCGACTACGACGATCTGATGGCCGTCGGCGCGGCGACCGTCCGACTCGAACGCCACTTCAACAACCAGCGCGGGTTCGATCGGGGCGACGATCGACTCCCCTACGAGATCCCGGATCTCGCGGACGCGATCGAGGAGTACTACGCGGCCAGGGGCTGGGACGACGGGATCGTGCCCGAGGGGACGGTCGAGGCCTCCGTGCCGTCGGCCGACTAAACCGAGTGACGGCTCGACAGCGGCCCGCCATCACCGCGGCGGCGTTCGTTCCCGTCCTCGAGTGCGGCCGCGGCGCTCGCGTTCGCGGTCGACGAGCCGTCTGATCCGATCGTCCGTCGGTGGATGGGTCTCGAAGAGCCGGGTCCGGACCTCTTCGTCGTCAGTGTGGACGTACAACGGCGAGAGCAGTCCGTGGCGAGGCTCGGCGGCGCGCTGAACCGTCCGGAGCGCGCTGGCGAGCGCGAGGGGGTTCCCGGTGACGACTGCAGCCCGATCGTCCGCGGCGTACTCGCGACGTCGAGAGTGGGCCCGGACGACGGCGGTTACGAGGAGGAAACAGACGGCGACGGCCCGATCGATCCACCGGAGCGACCGCGCGACGCTCGTGTCGGCCCACGAACCCGGCTGGCCCCGCGCCCAGGAAACCGCTCGTGCGACGCCCGTAACCGAGAGGGTGATCGGCAGGAGCACCAGGAAGACGACGCCGGCGACCGTCCGGAACAGACTGTACGCGAACGTCTGGACGAACGCGTCGTGGCTCTCGAGGTGGGCGAGTTCGTGGGCGACCAGCGCCTCGAGTTCGTCGACGGAACACAGGTGACAGAGCGATCGATCGAGGACGACGACGCCGGTCCGTGCGGACCCGAGTGCG
The nucleotide sequence above comes from Halosolutus halophilus. Encoded proteins:
- a CDS encoding S9 family peptidase yields the protein MTRSVDDPLAALANLPTIAHPTVSPDGEEVACYYDVSGRNELHVIDVETGERTRWSDGEVPRNARWFVQWGADGDRVFFHRDEAGDEQNDIYALTREGEVEPIVEMDGQTVIYDVGTDGETLLFGSNRDGQMNVYRHAFDGDTTKLTDYDRAVHGAIAAPTGDRIAYATNETDDFDNRDVYVANADGSEPRNLEIGEVGAEAIPVDWGPDGSRLLVGDNTDDLGRVGVYDTAADDSEPITWYGDGEYEEVPVSFLSGGERIFAERTRGPLAVPVVYDAATGEGRELDLPEGVTTLPPMGPSEYAVGDDRLLLQHTTPTRRPELLVYDLETDEYETLLEAEYGPFDPEDFADAEYVTFRSDGVPETPARAVEHAPSEELEIGALLYDSGQRPSPLVVNPHGGPRSRDDKSFDLYTQVLVSQGFSVLQVNYRGSTGRGREFVERLIDDWGGAEQGDVATAVEHVLETRDWLDDDRVVVFGGSYGGYSTYWQLVQYPDLYDAGIAWIGLTDLEDMYENTMPHFRTELMEKYLGAPDENPTLYEERSPITHVENLSAPLLIVHGVSDHRVPVSQARLFRNALEDAGFEAGANGDFEYQELGEEGHASTDRNQKLRMFRQVGEFLDRRVPDRSDGE
- a CDS encoding aldehyde ferredoxin oxidoreductase C-terminal domain-containing protein, with protein sequence MRHAKGPLLTVDVGERTATETTIDELLETYVGGRAAATALAHERIPFDADPFGPENRAYLSTGPLQQSQMSFTGRMNMTGLSPLTDGLVSTNAGGYLSRNFVGTGISVLELVGESDELLAVHVREDGVTFEEMPDLEGATVPETSDYVQAQHDLGPEHCIAIGPAGENRVRFASVMTFDSRAFGRGGLGAVLGAKNVKCVTFEGDAAPPIEIPDPPEMDVHREAAQSDDLMRRQGTTGGTEFINDNFSLPTRYFREYEFEHAADIGGDAVEEKKYKKGACSACAYACKLPTRDEEAGVETEGPEFETVYSFGSCQGVGDIVEVMKANELCDTLGMDTISAGVTVAAYLDSEDEFGNAALAQEVTEKIAYREGIGDRLAEGVDRCHDDLGVDNYTVKGMEFAAHDGRVLHGQGLSYAVANRGGDHMYAGLLSLEYSGELDPEGTLGKAETLVEEENASAFRDTGIVCAFGSDYVTDERLEMLFDADYDDLMAVGAATVRLERHFNNQRGFDRGDDRLPYEIPDLADAIEEYYAARGWDDGIVPEGTVEASVPSAD
- a CDS encoding M48 family metallopeptidase, with the protein product MSSRGAGRRVLLALVGGSVLVAYLGLAALTALGLAVLWRSTPDALTTLVLVVVAALLAGYLGYRFGTRQLLSRLDAAELPRSSAPEFYRRLDRLDGLLNVDRPRILVATLPTPNAFALGSARTGVVVLDRSLCHLCSVDELEALVAHELAHLESHDAFVQTFAYSLFRTVAGVVFLVLLPITLSVTGVARAVSWARGQPGSWADTSVARSLRWIDRAVAVCFLLVTAVVRAHSRRREYAADDRAAVVTGNPLALASALRTVQRAAEPRHGLLSPLYVHTDDEEVRTRLFETHPPTDDRIRRLVDRERERRGRTRGRERTPPR